A window from Gossypium raimondii isolate GPD5lz chromosome 7, ASM2569854v1, whole genome shotgun sequence encodes these proteins:
- the LOC105791330 gene encoding cyclin-dependent protein kinase inhibitor SMR3: protein MGVSNSEMFLTEKDLSSSMEIGFLVRRRPPLVLQQGDECQITTFQDDDDKPQQQKEERLGQDQQQDKCKTLKMAPLELKLPSPKVDDEEDGNNNGFKTPTSSDHKIPVILKCPPAPRKPKSLPILPKRKAFGRRILLDFTKEMESLFPPALLADLGNKIKKVRQGSDFN, encoded by the coding sequence ATGGGTGTGTCGAATTCAGAGATGTTTCTCACTGAGAAAGATCTAAGCAGTAGCATGGAAATCGGTTTCTTGGTTAGACGACGCCCTCCTTTAGTGTTACAACAAGGAGATGAATGTCAAATTACGACTTTCCAAGACGATGACGATAAGCCTCAGcagcaaaaagaagaaagacTAGGACAAGATCAACAACAAGACAAATGCAAGACGTTGAAGATGGCTCCTTTGGAGTTAAAATTGCCATCTCCAAAGGTTGATGATGAGGAAGATGGAAACAACAATGGGTTCAAGACTCCAACTTCTTCGGACCATAAAATTCCTGTCATCCTCAAGTGCCCACCTGCACCAAGAAAACCAAAATCTCTCCCCATTTTACCCAAACGAAAAGCCTTTGGCCGTCGAATCCTGCTTGATTTTACTAAAGAGATGGAGTCTTTATTTCCTCCGGCTCTTCTTGCAGATCTAGGGAACAAGATTAAGAAAGTCAGACAAGGAAGTGACTTCAACtga
- the LOC105791316 gene encoding uncharacterized protein At3g17950 isoform X2, with protein MAHQEEGWPLGLQPLNVRVGLPGRNHDYSGSISFNTILTGSPTSSTASSSDLDTESTGSFFHDKSITLGSLIGVSSIWELSKRSIRGRKAEATREKRNNRSKVWLFSLCSRDNTDAENVNNANNAPSLGHFLAVERRAASGYRRNHGPTVNGPDELALQAQPNIESNSLFINGCIAPPRTSSCHVADAETQKKGRLDNDGNSNGVPILLSCMCGQP; from the exons ATGGCTCATCAG GAAGAAGGTTGGCCCCTGGGATTGCAGCCCCTGAATGTGAGAGTTGGGTTGCCTGGAAGAAACCATGATTACTCAGGATCAATATCATTCAACACTATACTCACTGGTTCCCCAACTTCCTCCACAGCTTCCTCTTCAGATTTAGACACAGAG TCAACTGGTtcctttttccatgataagaGCATTACGCTTGGGAGCCTAATCGGGGTTTCTAGCATCTGGGAACTCTCGAAAAGATCCATAAGAGGAAGGAAAGCTGAAGCAACAAGAGAAAAACGAAACAACAGATCAAAAGTTTGGCTGTTTTCACTATGTTCAAGGGATAATACCGATGCTGAGAATGTTAATAATGCAAACAATGCTCCATCACTCGGCCACTTCCTCGCGGTGGAAAGAAGAGCAGCCAGTGGATATAGAAGGAACCACGGTCCTACAGTCAATGGACCTGACGAACTTGCCCTGCAGGCTCAACCCAATATAGAATCAAACTCCCTATTCATTAATGGCTGCATCGCTCCTCCTCGAACAAGTTCATGCCATGTTGCAGATGCTGAGACTCAAAAGAAGGGCCGACTAGATAATGATGGTAACAGTAATGGAGTTCCAATTCTGCTTTCATGCATGTGTGGACAACCCTGA
- the LOC105791316 gene encoding uncharacterized protein At3g17950 isoform X1 has protein sequence MAHQQEEGWPLGLQPLNVRVGLPGRNHDYSGSISFNTILTGSPTSSTASSSDLDTESTGSFFHDKSITLGSLIGVSSIWELSKRSIRGRKAEATREKRNNRSKVWLFSLCSRDNTDAENVNNANNAPSLGHFLAVERRAASGYRRNHGPTVNGPDELALQAQPNIESNSLFINGCIAPPRTSSCHVADAETQKKGRLDNDGNSNGVPILLSCMCGQP, from the exons ATGGCTCATCAG CAGGAAGAAGGTTGGCCCCTGGGATTGCAGCCCCTGAATGTGAGAGTTGGGTTGCCTGGAAGAAACCATGATTACTCAGGATCAATATCATTCAACACTATACTCACTGGTTCCCCAACTTCCTCCACAGCTTCCTCTTCAGATTTAGACACAGAG TCAACTGGTtcctttttccatgataagaGCATTACGCTTGGGAGCCTAATCGGGGTTTCTAGCATCTGGGAACTCTCGAAAAGATCCATAAGAGGAAGGAAAGCTGAAGCAACAAGAGAAAAACGAAACAACAGATCAAAAGTTTGGCTGTTTTCACTATGTTCAAGGGATAATACCGATGCTGAGAATGTTAATAATGCAAACAATGCTCCATCACTCGGCCACTTCCTCGCGGTGGAAAGAAGAGCAGCCAGTGGATATAGAAGGAACCACGGTCCTACAGTCAATGGACCTGACGAACTTGCCCTGCAGGCTCAACCCAATATAGAATCAAACTCCCTATTCATTAATGGCTGCATCGCTCCTCCTCGAACAAGTTCATGCCATGTTGCAGATGCTGAGACTCAAAAGAAGGGCCGACTAGATAATGATGGTAACAGTAATGGAGTTCCAATTCTGCTTTCATGCATGTGTGGACAACCCTGA
- the LOC105791306 gene encoding putative E3 ubiquitin-protein ligase XBAT31 isoform X1, with the protein MGQGLSCVASQENELFTAVQVGDFETVETLLEREPNLSHHTTVYDRHSALHIAAANGQIEILAMFLEKSVNPDVVNRHKQTPLMLAAMHGKTSCVKRLIEARANILMFDSLHGRTCLHYAAYYGHSDCLQAILSAAQSSPVAVSWGYARFVNIRDGRGATPLHLAARRKQPECVHILLYNGALVCASTGRYGFPGSTPLHLAARGGSLDCIRMLLAWGADRLQRDASGRISFVVALKHKHGACAALLNPSSAEPLVWPATLKFITELNEEAKSLLEQALMEANREREKNILKGTAYSLPSPSHSDSGLDDSVSEASDTEVCCICFEQLCTIEVQDCGHQMCAQCTVALCCHNKPNPVTASLTTLVCPFCRCTIVRLVVAKMKCYDNTNRFTGEDSTSKPRKSRKPRNFSEGSSSFKSLSAIGSFSKIGGRSSGRIAAENEWIDKT; encoded by the exons ATGGGTCAGGGGCTGAGTTGTGTAGCGAGTCAAGAGAATGAATTGTTTACTGCAGTTCAAGTTGGAGACTTTGAAACTGTGGAAACTTTGTTAGAGAGAGAACCCAATCTTTCGCATCACACAACTGTTTATGATCGCCACTCTGCTCTTCATATAGCAGCTGCTAATGGTCAGATCGAG attttggcCATGTTTTTGGAGAAATCCGTGAATCCGGATGTAGTGAATCGTCACAAGCAG ACTCCACTTATGTTGGCTGCAATGCATGGGAAGACCTCCTGTGTGAAGAGGCTCATTGAAGCTAGGGCAAat ATATTAATGTTTGATTCCCTTCATGGAAGAACTTGCTTACACTATGCAGCCTATTATGGTCACTCTGACTGCCTTCAAGCCATCCTCTCTGCTGCTCAATCTAGCCCTGTTGCTGTTTCATG GGGATATGCACGGTTTGTGAATATAAGAGATGGTAGGGGAGCCACTCCCTTGCACTTAGCAGCACGCCGGAAGCAGCCTGAATGCGTACATATCCTGTTATACAATGGTGCTCTTGTTTGTGCATCAACTGGTCGATATGG TTTCCCAGGAAGCACTCCTCTTCATTTGGCTGCTAGAGGGGGCTCTCTTGATTGCATTCGTATGTTGTTGGCTTGGGGTGCAGATCGTCTTCAAAGAGATGCATCTGG GAGAATATCATTTGTCGTTGCGCTAAAACACAAACATGGAGCTTGTGCAGCTCTTCTAAATCCTTCATCAGCAGAACCTCTTGTCTGGCCAGCAACTTTAAAGTTCATTACCGAGCTTAATGAAGAGGCAAAATCACTATTAGAACAGGCCTTAATGGAGGCAAACCGGGAAAGGGAAAAGAACATCTTAAAGGGAACAGCTTACTCACTTCCATCACCCTCACATTCTGACTCAGGGTTAGATGACAGTGTTTCTGAG GCTAGCGATACTGAAGTATGCTGTATATGCTTTGAGCAGCTCTGCACTATTGAAGTTCAAGACTGTGGCCACCAGATGTGTGCACAATGCACAGTTGCCTTGTGCTGTCACAACAAGCCAAACCCTGTGACTGCAAGCCTAACAACCCTGGTATGCCCCTTTTGCCGGTGCACCATTGTCCGACTGGTGGTAGCCAAGATGAAATGTTATGACAATACCAATCGCTTTACTGGAGAAGATAGTACTTCAAAgccaagaaaatcaagaaagcCAAGGAATTTCAGTGAGGGAAGCAGCAGCTTTAAAAGTTTATCCGCAATAGGTTCATTCAGCAAGATTGGTGGCCGTAGCTCAGGAAGGATTGCTGCAGAAAATGAATGGATTGATAAGACTTGA
- the LOC105791306 gene encoding putative E3 ubiquitin-protein ligase XBAT31 isoform X2, with protein MFLEKSVNPDVVNRHKQTPLMLAAMHGKTSCVKRLIEARANILMFDSLHGRTCLHYAAYYGHSDCLQAILSAAQSSPVAVSWGYARFVNIRDGRGATPLHLAARRKQPECVHILLYNGALVCASTGRYGFPGSTPLHLAARGGSLDCIRMLLAWGADRLQRDASGRISFVVALKHKHGACAALLNPSSAEPLVWPATLKFITELNEEAKSLLEQALMEANREREKNILKGTAYSLPSPSHSDSGLDDSVSEASDTEVCCICFEQLCTIEVQDCGHQMCAQCTVALCCHNKPNPVTASLTTLVCPFCRCTIVRLVVAKMKCYDNTNRFTGEDSTSKPRKSRKPRNFSEGSSSFKSLSAIGSFSKIGGRSSGRIAAENEWIDKT; from the exons ATGTTTTTGGAGAAATCCGTGAATCCGGATGTAGTGAATCGTCACAAGCAG ACTCCACTTATGTTGGCTGCAATGCATGGGAAGACCTCCTGTGTGAAGAGGCTCATTGAAGCTAGGGCAAat ATATTAATGTTTGATTCCCTTCATGGAAGAACTTGCTTACACTATGCAGCCTATTATGGTCACTCTGACTGCCTTCAAGCCATCCTCTCTGCTGCTCAATCTAGCCCTGTTGCTGTTTCATG GGGATATGCACGGTTTGTGAATATAAGAGATGGTAGGGGAGCCACTCCCTTGCACTTAGCAGCACGCCGGAAGCAGCCTGAATGCGTACATATCCTGTTATACAATGGTGCTCTTGTTTGTGCATCAACTGGTCGATATGG TTTCCCAGGAAGCACTCCTCTTCATTTGGCTGCTAGAGGGGGCTCTCTTGATTGCATTCGTATGTTGTTGGCTTGGGGTGCAGATCGTCTTCAAAGAGATGCATCTGG GAGAATATCATTTGTCGTTGCGCTAAAACACAAACATGGAGCTTGTGCAGCTCTTCTAAATCCTTCATCAGCAGAACCTCTTGTCTGGCCAGCAACTTTAAAGTTCATTACCGAGCTTAATGAAGAGGCAAAATCACTATTAGAACAGGCCTTAATGGAGGCAAACCGGGAAAGGGAAAAGAACATCTTAAAGGGAACAGCTTACTCACTTCCATCACCCTCACATTCTGACTCAGGGTTAGATGACAGTGTTTCTGAG GCTAGCGATACTGAAGTATGCTGTATATGCTTTGAGCAGCTCTGCACTATTGAAGTTCAAGACTGTGGCCACCAGATGTGTGCACAATGCACAGTTGCCTTGTGCTGTCACAACAAGCCAAACCCTGTGACTGCAAGCCTAACAACCCTGGTATGCCCCTTTTGCCGGTGCACCATTGTCCGACTGGTGGTAGCCAAGATGAAATGTTATGACAATACCAATCGCTTTACTGGAGAAGATAGTACTTCAAAgccaagaaaatcaagaaagcCAAGGAATTTCAGTGAGGGAAGCAGCAGCTTTAAAAGTTTATCCGCAATAGGTTCATTCAGCAAGATTGGTGGCCGTAGCTCAGGAAGGATTGCTGCAGAAAATGAATGGATTGATAAGACTTGA